One genomic region from Epinephelus moara isolate mb chromosome 8, YSFRI_EMoa_1.0, whole genome shotgun sequence encodes:
- the LOC126394962 gene encoding E3 SUMO-protein ligase ZBED1-like isoform X5, which produces MCQRWRLCVRGGSYVSEVEVMCQRWRLSVRGGGYMSEVEVMCQRWRLCVRGGGYVSEVEVICQRWRLSVRGGGYMSEVEVMCQRWRIYVRGGGYVSEVENICQRWRLCVRGGGYMSEVEVMCQRWRLYVRGGSWKQPALTQLSLASSLSRSTPYDKNSQKQKEITSAVTYDIAKDMAPVSVVEKPGFRKLINTLDPRFNLPSHKYFAEKALPELYIKVREELANQLTNVTHFSTTADIWSSRTCEPYLSLTVHYIDNWELKSKCLQTSFLPEDHTGGIIAQGLQDALMSWNLNEARQVCITTDNGANIVKAVSLNQWTCLQCFGHRLHLAIERSMKDTHIDHAVAVCKKVVSSFSFSWKRRRDLATAQQELNLPAHQLISESPTRWGSREKMIERVLKQEQVISQVLAADKKTRHLVLTWQDLEVLESVHKALKPLLKFTDALSGQSYVTVSYVKPVLHLFQSSLLAHQEDDTPLTQSIKASILDYLSEKYSDPSTNDLLDMAGLVDPRFKTTYCTEGKVEDIKSRALAEMEAMLSESDQGTAELAASHPQDATTASQPTEPLRKKTLGSFFKMAATSSSSTLSQRERIEKELSAYLQSVNVDSEANPLQWWNDHEEMFPNLKNVAKKYLCVPATSSPLERVFSTSGNIVTCQRASL; this is translated from the exons ATGTGTCAGAGGTGGAGGTTATGTGTCAGAGGTGGAAGTTATGTGTCAGAGGTGGAGGTTATGTGTCAGAGGTGGAGGTTATCTGTCAGAGGTGGAGGTTATATGTCAGAGGTGGAG GTTATGTGTCAGAGGTGGAGGTTATGTGTCAGAGGTGGAGGTTATGTGTCAGAGGTGGAGGTTATCTGTCAGAGGTGGAGGTTATCTGTCAGAGGTGGAGGCTATATGTCAGAGGTGGAAGTTATGTGTCAGAGGTGGAGAATATATGTCAGAGGTGGAGGTTATGTGTCAGAGGTGGAGAATATATGTCAGAGGTGGAGGTTATGTGTCAGAGGTGGAGGCTATATGTCAGAGGTGGAGGTTATGTGTCAGAGGTGGAGGCTATATGTCAGAGGTGGAAGTTGGAAGCAACCAGCACTGACCCAATTGAGCCTGGCGTCTTCCCTTTCCAGATCAACACCATATGACAAAAATAGTCAAAAACAGAAGGAGATAACGTCCGCAGTAACCTACGACATAGCGAAAGACATGGCCCCAGTTAGTGTGGTTGAAAAGCCCGGATTCAGAAAGCTCATCAACACACTTGACCCAAGATTTAATCTGCCTAGTCACAAATATTTTGCAGAGAAAGCTCTACCTGAGTTGTACATTAAAGTGAGAGAAGAGCTGGCGAACCAGCTTACAAATGTGACCCACTTCTCCACAACTGCCGACATATGGAGCAGCCGAACGTGTGAGCCATACCTCAGTTTGACGGTTCACTACATAGACAATTGGGAGTTGAAAAGCAAGTGCCTTCAGACGAGCTTTCTTCCCGAGGACCACACAGGCGGGATCATCGCACAAGGCCTGCAAGATGCTCTGATGTCATGGAACTTAAATGAAGCTCGCCAGGTGTGCATCACCACGGATAATGGAGCGAACATTGTCAAAGCTGTGAGCCTCAACCAGTGGACATGTCTACAGTGTTTTGGCCATCGCCTGCATCTTGCAATTG AGAGAAGTATGAAGGACACCCACATTGACCATGCTGTTGCTGTGTGCAAGAAGGTGGTGAGCAGCTTCTCTTTCAgttggaagaggaggagagacctGGCCACCGCGCAGCAAGAGCTGAATCTCCCTGCACACCAGCTAATCAGTGAGTCTCCTACCAGGTGGGGATCCCGAGAGAAGATGATTGAGCGGGTGCTGAAGCAGGAGCAAGTGATTTCTCAAGTCTTAGCCGCAGACAAGAAAACCCGGCATCTCGTTCTCACCTGGCAAGACCTGGAAGTCCTCGAGTCAGTGCACAAGGCTCTCAAACCCCTCCTGAAATTCACTGATGCTCTATCAGGTCAGAGTTACGTCACAGTGTCCTATGTCAAGCCTGTGCTCCATCTCTTCCAGTCCAGCCTCTTGGCACATCAGGAGGATGACACTCCACTGACCCAGTCTATCAAAGCCTCCATCCTGGATTATTTGAGCGAGAAGTATTCTGATCCTTCCACTAATGACCTGCTGGACATGGCAGGCTTAGTGGATCCCAGGTTCAAGACAACATactgcacagaaggaaaggTGGAGGACATCAAGAGCAGAGCCTTAGCCGAGATGGAGGCAATGCTGTCCGAGTCTGACCAGGGCACAGCAGAGTTGGCTGCTTCCCATCCTCAAGATGCAACAACAGCATCACAGCCAACAGAGCCACTAAGGAAGAAAACCCTTGGAAGCTTCTTTAAAATGGCGGCAACATCGTCCTCCAGCACACTATCACAGAGAGAGCGTATTGAAAAAGAGTTGTCTGCCTACTTGCAGTCTGTTAATGTTGACAGTGAAGCAAATCCCCTGCAGTGGTGGAACGACCATGAGGAAATGTTCCCAAACCTAAAAAATGTGGCAAAAAAGTATCTGTGTGTGCCTGCCACCAGTTCCCCACTGGAAAGGGTGTTTAGTACCAGTGGGAATATAGTTACATGCCAACGAGCATCTCTCTAA
- the LOC126394962 gene encoding E3 SUMO-protein ligase ZBED1-like isoform X4, translating into MCQRWKLCVRGGGYVSEVEVICQRWRLYVRGGGYLSEVEVICQRWRLCVRGGGYVSEVEVICQRWRLSVRGGGYMSEVEVMCQRWRIYVRGGGYVSEVENICQRWRLCVRGGGYMSEVEVMCQRWRLYVRGGSWKQPALTQLSLASSLSRSTPYDKNSQKQKEITSAVTYDIAKDMAPVSVVEKPGFRKLINTLDPRFNLPSHKYFAEKALPELYIKVREELANQLTNVTHFSTTADIWSSRTCEPYLSLTVHYIDNWELKSKCLQTSFLPEDHTGGIIAQGLQDALMSWNLNEARQVCITTDNGANIVKAVSLNQWTCLQCFGHRLHLAIERSMKDTHIDHAVAVCKKVVSSFSFSWKRRRDLATAQQELNLPAHQLISESPTRWGSREKMIERVLKQEQVISQVLAADKKTRHLVLTWQDLEVLESVHKALKPLLKFTDALSGQSYVTVSYVKPVLHLFQSSLLAHQEDDTPLTQSIKASILDYLSEKYSDPSTNDLLDMAGLVDPRFKTTYCTEGKVEDIKSRALAEMEAMLSESDQGTAELAASHPQDATTASQPTEPLRKKTLGSFFKMAATSSSSTLSQRERIEKELSAYLQSVNVDSEANPLQWWNDHEEMFPNLKNVAKKYLCVPATSSPLERVFSTSGNIVTCQRASL; encoded by the exons ATGTGTCAGAGGTGGAAGTTATGTGTCAGAGGTGGAGGTTATGTGTCAGAGGTGGAGGTTATCTGTCAGAGGTGGAGGTTATATGTCAGAGGTGGAGGTTATCTGTCAGAGGTGGAGGTTATCTGTCAGAG GTGGAGGTTATGTGTCAGAGGTGGAGGTTATGTGTCAGAGGTGGAGGTTATCTGTCAGAGGTGGAGGTTATCTGTCAGAGGTGGAGGCTATATGTCAGAGGTGGAAGTTATGTGTCAGAGGTGGAGAATATATGTCAGAGGTGGAGGTTATGTGTCAGAGGTGGAGAATATATGTCAGAGGTGGAGGTTATGTGTCAGAGGTGGAGGCTATATGTCAGAGGTGGAGGTTATGTGTCAGAGGTGGAGGCTATATGTCAGAGGTGGAAGTTGGAAGCAACCAGCACTGACCCAATTGAGCCTGGCGTCTTCCCTTTCCAGATCAACACCATATGACAAAAATAGTCAAAAACAGAAGGAGATAACGTCCGCAGTAACCTACGACATAGCGAAAGACATGGCCCCAGTTAGTGTGGTTGAAAAGCCCGGATTCAGAAAGCTCATCAACACACTTGACCCAAGATTTAATCTGCCTAGTCACAAATATTTTGCAGAGAAAGCTCTACCTGAGTTGTACATTAAAGTGAGAGAAGAGCTGGCGAACCAGCTTACAAATGTGACCCACTTCTCCACAACTGCCGACATATGGAGCAGCCGAACGTGTGAGCCATACCTCAGTTTGACGGTTCACTACATAGACAATTGGGAGTTGAAAAGCAAGTGCCTTCAGACGAGCTTTCTTCCCGAGGACCACACAGGCGGGATCATCGCACAAGGCCTGCAAGATGCTCTGATGTCATGGAACTTAAATGAAGCTCGCCAGGTGTGCATCACCACGGATAATGGAGCGAACATTGTCAAAGCTGTGAGCCTCAACCAGTGGACATGTCTACAGTGTTTTGGCCATCGCCTGCATCTTGCAATTG AGAGAAGTATGAAGGACACCCACATTGACCATGCTGTTGCTGTGTGCAAGAAGGTGGTGAGCAGCTTCTCTTTCAgttggaagaggaggagagacctGGCCACCGCGCAGCAAGAGCTGAATCTCCCTGCACACCAGCTAATCAGTGAGTCTCCTACCAGGTGGGGATCCCGAGAGAAGATGATTGAGCGGGTGCTGAAGCAGGAGCAAGTGATTTCTCAAGTCTTAGCCGCAGACAAGAAAACCCGGCATCTCGTTCTCACCTGGCAAGACCTGGAAGTCCTCGAGTCAGTGCACAAGGCTCTCAAACCCCTCCTGAAATTCACTGATGCTCTATCAGGTCAGAGTTACGTCACAGTGTCCTATGTCAAGCCTGTGCTCCATCTCTTCCAGTCCAGCCTCTTGGCACATCAGGAGGATGACACTCCACTGACCCAGTCTATCAAAGCCTCCATCCTGGATTATTTGAGCGAGAAGTATTCTGATCCTTCCACTAATGACCTGCTGGACATGGCAGGCTTAGTGGATCCCAGGTTCAAGACAACATactgcacagaaggaaaggTGGAGGACATCAAGAGCAGAGCCTTAGCCGAGATGGAGGCAATGCTGTCCGAGTCTGACCAGGGCACAGCAGAGTTGGCTGCTTCCCATCCTCAAGATGCAACAACAGCATCACAGCCAACAGAGCCACTAAGGAAGAAAACCCTTGGAAGCTTCTTTAAAATGGCGGCAACATCGTCCTCCAGCACACTATCACAGAGAGAGCGTATTGAAAAAGAGTTGTCTGCCTACTTGCAGTCTGTTAATGTTGACAGTGAAGCAAATCCCCTGCAGTGGTGGAACGACCATGAGGAAATGTTCCCAAACCTAAAAAATGTGGCAAAAAAGTATCTGTGTGTGCCTGCCACCAGTTCCCCACTGGAAAGGGTGTTTAGTACCAGTGGGAATATAGTTACATGCCAACGAGCATCTCTCTAA
- the LOC126394962 gene encoding E3 SUMO-protein ligase ZBED1-like isoform X6, which translates to MCQRWRLCVRGGGYLSEVEVICQRWRLCVRGGGYVSEVEVICQRWRLSVRGGGYMSEVEVMCQRWRIYVRGGGYVSEVENICQRWRLCVRGGGYMSEVEVMCQRWRLYVRGGSWKQPALTQLSLASSLSRSTPYDKNSQKQKEITSAVTYDIAKDMAPVSVVEKPGFRKLINTLDPRFNLPSHKYFAEKALPELYIKVREELANQLTNVTHFSTTADIWSSRTCEPYLSLTVHYIDNWELKSKCLQTSFLPEDHTGGIIAQGLQDALMSWNLNEARQVCITTDNGANIVKAVSLNQWTCLQCFGHRLHLAIERSMKDTHIDHAVAVCKKVVSSFSFSWKRRRDLATAQQELNLPAHQLISESPTRWGSREKMIERVLKQEQVISQVLAADKKTRHLVLTWQDLEVLESVHKALKPLLKFTDALSGQSYVTVSYVKPVLHLFQSSLLAHQEDDTPLTQSIKASILDYLSEKYSDPSTNDLLDMAGLVDPRFKTTYCTEGKVEDIKSRALAEMEAMLSESDQGTAELAASHPQDATTASQPTEPLRKKTLGSFFKMAATSSSSTLSQRERIEKELSAYLQSVNVDSEANPLQWWNDHEEMFPNLKNVAKKYLCVPATSSPLERVFSTSGNIVTCQRASL; encoded by the exons ATGTGTCAGAGGTGGAGGTTATGTGTCAGAG GTGGAGGTTATCTGTCAGAGGTGGAGGTTATATGTCAGAGGTGGAG GTTATGTGTCAGAGGTGGAGGTTATGTGTCAGAGGTGGAGGTTATCTGTCAGAGGTGGAGGTTATCTGTCAGAGGTGGAGGCTATATGTCAGAGGTGGAAGTTATGTGTCAGAGGTGGAGAATATATGTCAGAGGTGGAGGTTATGTGTCAGAGGTGGAGAATATATGTCAGAGGTGGAGGTTATGTGTCAGAGGTGGAGGCTATATGTCAGAGGTGGAGGTTATGTGTCAGAGGTGGAGGCTATATGTCAGAGGTGGAAGTTGGAAGCAACCAGCACTGACCCAATTGAGCCTGGCGTCTTCCCTTTCCAGATCAACACCATATGACAAAAATAGTCAAAAACAGAAGGAGATAACGTCCGCAGTAACCTACGACATAGCGAAAGACATGGCCCCAGTTAGTGTGGTTGAAAAGCCCGGATTCAGAAAGCTCATCAACACACTTGACCCAAGATTTAATCTGCCTAGTCACAAATATTTTGCAGAGAAAGCTCTACCTGAGTTGTACATTAAAGTGAGAGAAGAGCTGGCGAACCAGCTTACAAATGTGACCCACTTCTCCACAACTGCCGACATATGGAGCAGCCGAACGTGTGAGCCATACCTCAGTTTGACGGTTCACTACATAGACAATTGGGAGTTGAAAAGCAAGTGCCTTCAGACGAGCTTTCTTCCCGAGGACCACACAGGCGGGATCATCGCACAAGGCCTGCAAGATGCTCTGATGTCATGGAACTTAAATGAAGCTCGCCAGGTGTGCATCACCACGGATAATGGAGCGAACATTGTCAAAGCTGTGAGCCTCAACCAGTGGACATGTCTACAGTGTTTTGGCCATCGCCTGCATCTTGCAATTG AGAGAAGTATGAAGGACACCCACATTGACCATGCTGTTGCTGTGTGCAAGAAGGTGGTGAGCAGCTTCTCTTTCAgttggaagaggaggagagacctGGCCACCGCGCAGCAAGAGCTGAATCTCCCTGCACACCAGCTAATCAGTGAGTCTCCTACCAGGTGGGGATCCCGAGAGAAGATGATTGAGCGGGTGCTGAAGCAGGAGCAAGTGATTTCTCAAGTCTTAGCCGCAGACAAGAAAACCCGGCATCTCGTTCTCACCTGGCAAGACCTGGAAGTCCTCGAGTCAGTGCACAAGGCTCTCAAACCCCTCCTGAAATTCACTGATGCTCTATCAGGTCAGAGTTACGTCACAGTGTCCTATGTCAAGCCTGTGCTCCATCTCTTCCAGTCCAGCCTCTTGGCACATCAGGAGGATGACACTCCACTGACCCAGTCTATCAAAGCCTCCATCCTGGATTATTTGAGCGAGAAGTATTCTGATCCTTCCACTAATGACCTGCTGGACATGGCAGGCTTAGTGGATCCCAGGTTCAAGACAACATactgcacagaaggaaaggTGGAGGACATCAAGAGCAGAGCCTTAGCCGAGATGGAGGCAATGCTGTCCGAGTCTGACCAGGGCACAGCAGAGTTGGCTGCTTCCCATCCTCAAGATGCAACAACAGCATCACAGCCAACAGAGCCACTAAGGAAGAAAACCCTTGGAAGCTTCTTTAAAATGGCGGCAACATCGTCCTCCAGCACACTATCACAGAGAGAGCGTATTGAAAAAGAGTTGTCTGCCTACTTGCAGTCTGTTAATGTTGACAGTGAAGCAAATCCCCTGCAGTGGTGGAACGACCATGAGGAAATGTTCCCAAACCTAAAAAATGTGGCAAAAAAGTATCTGTGTGTGCCTGCCACCAGTTCCCCACTGGAAAGGGTGTTTAGTACCAGTGGGAATATAGTTACATGCCAACGAGCATCTCTCTAA